The region CATGTCATCATCCTTGACGGTACGATGTCGTCATTGACAGAGGGCATGGAAACCAACGCTGGTCACGCCTATCGCCTTGTCGCAGAAATGGCCCCTAACGTTTCGTTGTTTTACGAGGCTGGGGTGCAGTTCACACATTGGAAGAATGCCCCCGACGTTATGATGGGGAGAGGCATAAACAAGCAAATTCGGCGTGCCTATGGATTTCTGGCCTCGCGGTATCGCCCCGGTGACCGGATTTTCCTTTTTGGTTATTCTCGCGGCGCTTTTGCGGCACGTTCTTTGGCGGGCGTGATTGACCGCGTCGGACTCCTAAGTCCCAAATACGCAACTGTGCGCCACATTCGACAGGCCTATCGCCACTACGAAAAGGGCCCAGACAGTGCAACGGCTGTTGATTTCAAGCGGCTGTATTGCCACCCCGATGTTGAAATAGAGATGATTGGTGTTTGGGACACCGTAAAGGCGCTTGGTGTACGTTTGCCGATTTTTTGGCGGTGGGCAGAGGTCAAACACGGGTTTCATAATCACCATCTTGGGACATCTGTCAAAAATGGATATCAAGCCCTGGCCATGGATGAAACGCGGCTGGCCTATGAACCTGTGTTGTGGGAATGCCCGGATGAATGGCAAGGGCGTGCCGAACAGGTTTGGTTCAGGGGCACGCATGGCGACGTCGGAGGGCATATAAGCGGGTTTGAAGCCGCGCGACCGCTTGCAAACATTCCTTTGATATGGATGCTTGATCGGGCCGAAAGCTGTGGCTTGCCCTTACCCGAAGGTTGGAAAAATCGCTTTGAAACAGACGTCCATGCGCCGTCGGTGGGCACCTGGAGTGGATGGGGGAAGATCTTTTTACTCAGGGGGGCGCGCGTGATTGGCAAAGACAGATCCGAACGCATTCACGAAACTGCTCAAATTACCGAAGAGCCATCAGAGCGACGCTTTTGGCCCTTCAGAAAGCAGGCATAAGGCACAGAGCGAGTGCGCCTTATGTTCACAACCCTAGTTTTATGCGACGTTTTCTAGATTTGCAGCTTGGGTGATTCCAAGGGCGTGACACACGTCGCGGGTGAGTTCTGGCTTGTTCAGCGTGTAGAAATGTAGATCTTGCACGCCCTCATCCAGCAAAGTGCTGCAAAGCTCGCTACAGAGCGATGTTGCAAGCAAATCCTCGCGATCGTCACGTACCGCTTTTTCAAACGCGTCGTCTAGCCAAGCAGGAACATTGGTGCCGCAGCGCGTTGCGAATTTTCGCACGCCTTTCCAGTTCTCAATGGGCAAAATACCAGGGACGATCGGGGCTGTGATACCGGCTTTTACGCAATCGTCGCGGAACCGTAGAAACGCTTCGGGCTCAAAGAAAAACTGCGTCAGAGCTTCGCTTGCGCCAGCGTCCAGTTTTGCTTTAAGCCAATCAATGTCTGCTTTGCTGTCTTTGGCCTCTGGGTGTTTTTCTGGATAGGCCCCCACACGAATTGTGAATTTGCCAGTGTCAGACAAAGCTTCGATCAACTCAACGCTGTTTGCAAAACCGTCAGGATGCGGTGTGAAGGCATCACTGCCTTTCGGAGGGTCGCCACGCAATGCCACTAATTCGCTGACACCGGCCGCCGCAAAACCGTCTGCAATTTCCAACGTCTCAGATTTGGTTGCGTCCACACATGTCAAATGGGCCGCAACGTTGAGGCCACTGGATTTATGCAGGGTTGCCACCGCGTCCCGTGTCAACTCGCGCGTGGTTCCGCCAGCCCCGTAGGTCACGGAAACAAATCGCGGTTGCAATGGCGCAAGCACTTGAACGGTATCCCAAAGACGAAACGAACCTTCTAGGTTCTTGGGTGGAAAGAATTCGAGTGAAATGTTTGGCGCAGTCATTTTTTTTGGGTCCTTTTGGCGTTGACCCCTTGTTGCAGAATTCCACATGTGAGAAAACTTCATAATATTCAACAACAATATGAGCCTCACATGAGAATGCACATCGAATTTCGTCATTTGCGCACGGTAAAGGCCATTCATGAATGCGGGGGCTTGGCGCGGGCGGCAGATCAGTTGAATATCACGCAATCGGCTTTGTCGCATCAAATCAAAGGGTTAGAGGATCAGGCGGGTATTGAGTTGTTTGTACGCCGCTCAAAGCCCATGAAGTTATCGGCCGCTGGTATGCGTCTGTTGCGCTTGGCGGATCGCATTTTGCCCGAAGTGCGTGCACTTGAAGAAGAATTCAGCGGTCTGCGTGACGGAAGTTCCGGACGGTTGCACATCGCAATAGAATGCCACGCATGTTTTGAGTGGCTTTTTCCTGTGCTGGAAAAATTCCGAAAGAAATGGCCGGATGTCGACGTTGATATTCGGCCAGGTCTTGCATTTGACGCCTTGCCAGCCTTGCAGAAAGAAGAGGTCGATTTGGTTGTCTCCTCTGATCCGGAAAAGTTATCTGGTGTCGAATTTACCCATCTCTTTGATTACAAACCCGTTTTTGTGGCATCAAGTCAGCATCCATTGGCGCAGAAAGATTGGATTGAAGCCGAGGATTTTCGGGGGCAAACCCTGATTACCTATCCGGTTGAACGCTCGCGCTTGGATATTTTCAGCCAACTTTTGTCGCCGGCAAAAGTAGAGCCCGAAAGCGTGCGGCAGGCAGAGCTAACTGCTGTCATTCTTTTGCTGGTTGCCTCAAATCGTGGCGTCTCGGTGTTGCCAGACTGGGTAGTGCGCGAGGTGAAATATTCGTCTGATTATGTCACACGCCCATTGACGAAACAGGGGCTGACACGGGGGCTTTTTGCCGCGACACGCAGCGACGATTTGGCTAAGCCTTACATGCAGGAATTGATTGAACTTGCTGGGAAAGAGGCCAAAAAGCTGCAAAGCATATAGTCGCGTGCAAGCCTAGAGACAAAAGCTTGTTCATTAGGGGTTTGGGCCTTGGCAACTGGTCCTTTCCCGCGTATACGCGCGCTCTGATATCAAAGGAGCCAAGCCATGGTGGGCAGTGCAAATCTAAACGTCATGATGAAGGCGGCTCGCAAAGCTGGACGCTCTTTGGTGAAGGATTTTCGCGAAGTCGAAAACCTTCAGGTCTCGATGAAAGGCGCAGGCGATTTTGTCAGCCGCGCCGATGTCGCAGCCGAAGAAATCATCAAAGAAGAGCTGATGGCGGCGCGCCCGACATATGGTTGGTTGGGCGAAGAAGGCGGTGGTGAAGAAGGGAAAGACCCAACACGACGCTGGATTGTCGACCCTTTGGATGGCACCACAAATTTTTTGCACGGTATGCCACATTGGGCGGTTTCCATCGCGCTCGAACACAAAGGTGAAATCGTTGCCGGCGTGGTTTTTGATGCCGCTAAAGATGAAATGTTCTACGCAGAAAAAGGCGAAGGTGCTTGGTTGAATGACAAGCAGCGGCTGCGTGTTTCAGCCCGTAGCCGCATGATTGAATCTGTCTTTGCAACCGGCATTCCTTTTGCGGGTCGTCGGGATTTGCCTGAGACTTTGCAAGATCTGGCTCGTTTGATGCCGACATGTGCGGGCGTGCGCCGTTGGGGTGCTGCGTCGCTTGATTTGGCCTATGTCGCGGCTGGCCGCTATGATGGCTATTGGGAGCGCGGTTTGAACGCCTGGGATATCGCAGCAGGGATCATTATCGTGAAAGAAGCCGGCGGCTTTGTGCATGCAATTGATCCAAGTGAAAGCGTGATCGATAGCGGAACAGTTTTGTGCGCAAATGAGCCGATTTTTGATCAATTCTCAAAGGTTATTCGCCAGTCCTAAAGTAAATCAGGCGCTCTTTAGAGCGCCTTTTTTTGTTTCCGGTCACATGGGTGGTTTATCCCATCGACCCATCTGACATCGCCCAAATCTTTTGGGTCAACGCCCTCTAGACAGGCCACGTTGATACCAAATTGGTTTGGGTCGGATCGACGCTGATGGTGTGTGTAGATCCCGCGATTGTTACAAAAGTAGTGCTTCGCCGTTTTGGTGCCCCATTGATACAGCGACAGCATATCATTACCCGTGACAATTTCTAAGCCGTCAAGCGCGGCGCTGACGGCAATTGCGCCACGTCTACTACAATAGCTACAATCACAACGTCTAGCTGTTTCCAAACCCTCAGACAGAGTGACATGAATTGTAACGGCCTTGCAGTGGCAAGTTAGAACATAATTCATTTTCTTCTATTCACCTTTGGAATGTCTGTTTTGGCAAACCGATAGC is a window of Cognatishimia sp. WU-CL00825 DNA encoding:
- a CDS encoding DUF2235 domain-containing protein, whose product is MKLPNIKSFVRRVLRRRPAAQHSDVERNRGPQTHVIILDGTMSSLTEGMETNAGHAYRLVAEMAPNVSLFYEAGVQFTHWKNAPDVMMGRGINKQIRRAYGFLASRYRPGDRIFLFGYSRGAFAARSLAGVIDRVGLLSPKYATVRHIRQAYRHYEKGPDSATAVDFKRLYCHPDVEIEMIGVWDTVKALGVRLPIFWRWAEVKHGFHNHHLGTSVKNGYQALAMDETRLAYEPVLWECPDEWQGRAEQVWFRGTHGDVGGHISGFEAARPLANIPLIWMLDRAESCGLPLPEGWKNRFETDVHAPSVGTWSGWGKIFLLRGARVIGKDRSERIHETAQITEEPSERRFWPFRKQA
- the metF gene encoding methylenetetrahydrofolate reductase [NAD(P)H], with product MTAPNISLEFFPPKNLEGSFRLWDTVQVLAPLQPRFVSVTYGAGGTTRELTRDAVATLHKSSGLNVAAHLTCVDATKSETLEIADGFAAAGVSELVALRGDPPKGSDAFTPHPDGFANSVELIEALSDTGKFTIRVGAYPEKHPEAKDSKADIDWLKAKLDAGASEALTQFFFEPEAFLRFRDDCVKAGITAPIVPGILPIENWKGVRKFATRCGTNVPAWLDDAFEKAVRDDREDLLATSLCSELCSTLLDEGVQDLHFYTLNKPELTRDVCHALGITQAANLENVA
- a CDS encoding LysR family transcriptional regulator, whose amino-acid sequence is MHIEFRHLRTVKAIHECGGLARAADQLNITQSALSHQIKGLEDQAGIELFVRRSKPMKLSAAGMRLLRLADRILPEVRALEEEFSGLRDGSSGRLHIAIECHACFEWLFPVLEKFRKKWPDVDVDIRPGLAFDALPALQKEEVDLVVSSDPEKLSGVEFTHLFDYKPVFVASSQHPLAQKDWIEAEDFRGQTLITYPVERSRLDIFSQLLSPAKVEPESVRQAELTAVILLLVASNRGVSVLPDWVVREVKYSSDYVTRPLTKQGLTRGLFAATRSDDLAKPYMQELIELAGKEAKKLQSI
- a CDS encoding inositol monophosphatase family protein produces the protein MVGSANLNVMMKAARKAGRSLVKDFREVENLQVSMKGAGDFVSRADVAAEEIIKEELMAARPTYGWLGEEGGGEEGKDPTRRWIVDPLDGTTNFLHGMPHWAVSIALEHKGEIVAGVVFDAAKDEMFYAEKGEGAWLNDKQRLRVSARSRMIESVFATGIPFAGRRDLPETLQDLARLMPTCAGVRRWGAASLDLAYVAAGRYDGYWERGLNAWDIAAGIIIVKEAGGFVHAIDPSESVIDSGTVLCANEPIFDQFSKVIRQS
- a CDS encoding GFA family protein gives rise to the protein MNYVLTCHCKAVTIHVTLSEGLETARRCDCSYCSRRGAIAVSAALDGLEIVTGNDMLSLYQWGTKTAKHYFCNNRGIYTHHQRRSDPNQFGINVACLEGVDPKDLGDVRWVDGINHPCDRKQKKAL